A DNA window from Trichosurus vulpecula isolate mTriVul1 chromosome 2, mTriVul1.pri, whole genome shotgun sequence contains the following coding sequences:
- the LOC118839987 gene encoding heterogeneous nuclear ribonucleoprotein H-like, producing the protein MGHSTAGIRKSDLWMQKNASYDDYNGYNDGCGFGVDRFGRDLNYCFSGMSDHSYGDGRSPFQSTTGHYVHMRGLPYRATENDIYNFFSPLNPVCVHIEIGPDGTVTGEADVEFATHEDAVAAMSKDKANMQGRYEELFLSCTAGASSGAYGSQMMGGMGLSNQSSYSGLASQKLNGGYGRGYGGQSSMSRYGSQEEMNSSSYSSRSRSSMGVNGMGRMSAMSSMSGGWGM; encoded by the exons ATGGGTCATTCCACAGCAGGCATTAGGAAGAGCGACCTATGGATGCAG AAAAATGCAAGCTATGATGACTACAATGGATATAATGATGGATGTGGCTTTGGGGTGgatagatttggaagagacctcaattATTGTTTTTCAGGAATGTCTGATCATAGTTATGGAGATGGTAGATCCCCTTTCCAGAGTACAACAGGTCATTATGTGCACATGAGAGGATTACCTTACAGAGCTACTGAAAATGATATTTACAATTTTTTCTCaccactcaaccctgtttgcgtACACATTGAAATTGGACCTGATGGCACAGTGACTGGAGAAGCAGATGTTGAATTTGCTACTCATGAAGATGCTGTGGCAGCTATGTCAAAAGACAAAGCCAATATGCAGGGCAGATATGAAGAACTCTTCTTGAGTTGTACAGCAGGAGCAAGCAGTGGTGCTTATGGTAGCCAAATGATGGGAGGCATGGGCTTATCAAACCAGTCCAGTTACAGTGGTCTAGCTAGCCAGAAGCTGAATGGGGGTTACGGAAGAGGCTATGGTGGCCAAAGCAGCATGAGCAGATAT GGGAGCCAAGAAGAGATGAATAGCAGCTCCTACAGCAGCAGGAGCCGTTCATCTATGGGAGTGAACGGAATGGGAAGGATGTCTGCCATGTCCAGTATGAGTGGTGGATGGGGAATGTAA